The sequence below is a genomic window from Sulfuracidifex metallicus DSM 6482 = JCM 9184.
TCTTCTCTAGCTGCCAATAATTTTGGGCTAGGCAGCTATACCGTGAGATATGGTTTCGCATCTGAACAAAGGTGATTCACATGTCAGGAAAACCCTTAACTCTAGATATATACCAAGGCGGAGTTCAAAACGCTCTGCCTTTCACTCCAAATGCAAACTATGCAATAATAACCGACCTGAATAAGTGCTTCGGTTGTGGAGGCTGTCAGATGTCATGTAAGGAATGGAATACGTCAGGAATGTTCGGTCCTCTCCCAGACCTTAATCCTTACGGCGATCTGGACGTTATGTTCTGGCTTAGGGTCCTTTACGTGGAGGTAGGAACTTATCCCCAGACCAAAGTTTACAACATACCTATAAACTGTTATCACTGTATGGATGCACCTTGCGTTGTTGTTTGTCCAGTGGGTGCAACCTTCAAGAGGAAGGAAGACGGAATAGTGCTTGTCGACTATGAGGAGTGTATAGGCACTAAGTACTGCATATATGCTTGTCCTTACGGGAACAGATTCTTCGATTATCTGCAGGGCGTAACCAAGAAGTGTACTCATTGCTTTGACAGGATATACGACCCCAACCTACCGCCAGAGGAAAGAATACCAGCGTGTATACATGGTTGCATGGTTCAGGCTAGGATTTGGGCAAACAGACTTGACCCCACGGATCCCGGTAACATACTTTTCCAAGATAAGGGAGGTTTCGTGATGGGACCTGAGACCGGAGCAAATCCAGCTAGCGGTTATTTACCCTGGCATAGCGACTACGCCTCCAATGATGACGTGGAGCTGTTGGATCAGTCTCAATATTTTAACGTATGGACAGCCAATGGGACGGTGCAACTTGGTGCTCAAGGGAACAATTCCACTTCTACAGAAGGTAATAACTCCACATATACCGAAGGTAACGGTAACAATGGGGGATGAGGAAAATGATGTCACTTATAGATAGATCTCTCCTTTACGAGTTCTACTCCGACCTCTTCATATATAAATGGGACGAGGAGGAGTACTCATCCTTTGTCCAGAGGGTAAAGGATG
It includes:
- a CDS encoding 4Fe-4S dicluster domain-containing protein, which translates into the protein MSGKPLTLDIYQGGVQNALPFTPNANYAIITDLNKCFGCGGCQMSCKEWNTSGMFGPLPDLNPYGDLDVMFWLRVLYVEVGTYPQTKVYNIPINCYHCMDAPCVVVCPVGATFKRKEDGIVLVDYEECIGTKYCIYACPYGNRFFDYLQGVTKKCTHCFDRIYDPNLPPEERIPACIHGCMVQARIWANRLDPTDPGNILFQDKGGFVMGPETGANPASGYLPWHSDYASNDDVELLDQSQYFNVWTANGTVQLGAQGNNSTSTEGNNSTYTEGNGNNGG